In Oncorhynchus kisutch isolate 150728-3 linkage group LG5, Okis_V2, whole genome shotgun sequence, a genomic segment contains:
- the LOC109890968 gene encoding nuclear receptor coactivator 3 isoform X2, with product MSEVADNSLEPMCSERKRKISTCDTPGMGCDKRRKEQESNYMEELAELISANFGNMDSFNVKPDKCAILKETVRQIRQIKGQGKSSCSDDDVQKADVSSTGQGVIDKDHLGPLLLQALDGFLFVVNREGSIVFVSDNVTQYLQYKQEELINTSVYNILHEDDREELHKNLPKTKAPNGGSWGGEAPRQKSHTFNCRMLVKYGHGQSHQNHGPSEGPNRQRYETMQCFALTQPRTIMEEGEDLQSCMICVARRVTAVERTERFSTRHELSGKLIEIEQQSSLHTTMRPGWEDLVRRCMQMFLHRSEGHPWSYKHHYHEAFLHGRAETPSYRFSLSDGTPVTAQTRSELCRSRAANEPPTFLSTHLLQREQNGYQTNQGGVMRPQGMGVTNPNTQMNMAPGGGSGGMNRGYGMGAEQGHMGQRGSPSYTGGNGMNSMNPMNQMNRSLHQMNSQTNSMGQPMNNMSQMNSMNQMNSMRPMNSRMNSLNQMNSMSRINQMNQMNQRNQMNHPGTQQQYPQQQQAPFHGVGYSMGGMTSPPQSSPGMNAPQQNIGSPRVRRSPKIGASPFSPGGMHSSMSLGHPGGPGGTGGSTSFSSSSLSALQAISEGVGTSLPSALPTPLNSPPTHKPDSCLGANSTQQGQCHGGTCKQGSSDSKSPGNTLASGGEQQHTPTTEVTPDSQANSEGPAGGEANRPSHDNNGGHKKLLQLLTSPTEELVPPNHQAGPGNTPMGFESKEGLGGLTSPSTGVSSSTAAVGQQGLGAAAAAAHFANQSLQEKHKILHKLLQNGNTPDEVARITAEATGKVTDGGGPEAGPGDPEEGPGARGAEVKQELHSPKKEKTHALLHYLLKKDDSKGARGDVQPKGRGAQGASSVVTTSEPNPIVEQVKTEPPDELETLETILGGRRNSSSGFNPEPDSRAGKEGGNQQGNGPGSFHDVERGAMLPARRGPLQRALSVDAKPLVGGGCLAGRRNVPCPMLIKQENVEAHIRPGMTNGFPGPGGMGVCPLRGGAGTSMNRGMGMPQGPPMAGQGDWGMPRSSGSPVGVPGHPSMGRPGMDFNSKGMMRGPMVIRSNSLPGNTRSMLQQQLVEMGSSEVNMGMSPFSGQGPPPLSPSWPDSAMGIDGPPATTNRRQFGNPLDELLVPPSTSQGQSDELALLDQLDSLLNNTDVIALEEIDRALGIPDLVGQSPGPEQQPGPVPGPDTSMGMEQKPMYGQGYPGPPSMGMQSAYVANPMQGQSPSVFNPMNQMGAQAGPGGFPGMGGMSHPRANMRPRMMSATKPLRLQLQQRLQGQQFMNQTRQAMGIKMENTPTGNPATRPGMEPSMSGQMMAQRSREIMTIQMRRQRMMMLMQQQQQQQQAAAGGFSPPPNVTAPAGMDNPMAGPPMNQPGQQQFTYGGNYGMNQQGDPSFVGAGSNMMPGRMGGPQNPVMQQHPQGSPMYQSADMKGWPQVGMARNNSYPQQQFTQQGNPGQFGGPMMMNGSMGGPGPVSGAGRAQMVQMQGQMSGQMQGQMQMGTNSMGMGRMPMGPEQKYC from the exons ATGAGTGAAGTGGCAGACAACTCGCTGGAGCCCATGTGCTCCGAACGGAAACGCAAGATCTCCACCTGCGATACACCAGGCATGGG ATGTGACAAGCGCAGGAAGGAGCAGGAGAGTAACTACATGGAGGAGCTGGCCGAGCTGATCTCTGCCAACTTCGGCAACATGGACAGCTTCAACGTGAAGCCAGATAAATGTGCCATCCTCAAGGAGACCGTTCGGCAGATCAGGCAAATCAAAGGGCAAG GGAAGAGCTCGTGCAGCGATGACGATGTCCAGAAGGCAGATGTGTCATCCACCGGTCAAGGGGTCATTGACAAGGACCATCTGGGACCGCTGCTGCTACAG GCCCTGGATGGCTTCCTGTTTGTGGTGAACCGGGAGGGCAGCATCGTATTTGTGTCTGACAATGTGACCCAGTACCTGCAGTACAAACAGGAGGAGCTCATCAACACCTCCGTCTACAACATCCTCCATGAGGACGACAGGGAGGAGCTGCACAAGAACCTGCCCAAGACCAAGG CACCCAACGGTGGGTCATGGGGAGGAGAGGCACCGCGGCAGAAGAGCCACACCTTTAATTGTCGTATGCTGGTGAAGTACGGTCACGGGCAGAGCCATCAGAACCATGGTCCGTCTGAGGGGCCCAACAGGCAGCGCTACGAGACCATGCAGTGCTTCGCCCTGACTCAACCCCGTACCAtaatggaggagggagaag acctgCAGTCGTGTATGATCTGTGTGGCCCGGCGCGTCACTGCAGTGGAGAGGACCGAGAGGTTCAGCACCCGCCATGAGCTCTCAG GTAAACTGATAGAGATCGAACAGCAGAGTTCTCTCCACACCACCATGCGGCCAGGATGGGAGGACCTGGTGAGGCGCTGCATGCAGATGTTCCTCCATCGCAGTGAGGGCCATCCCTGGTCCTACAAACACCACTACCATGAGG ccTTCCTGCATGGCCGTGCCGAGACGCCGTCTTACCGGTTCTCTCTCTCCGACGGCACCCCGGTCACTGCGCAGACCAGGAGCGAGCTCTGTCGTAGCCGCGCCGCCAATGAGCCACCCACCTTCCTCTCTACCCATCTGCTACAGAG gGAGCAGAATGGTTACCAAACCAACCAGGGGGGAGTGATGAGGCCCCAGGGCATGGGCGTCACCAACCCCAACACTCAGATGAACATGGCCCCTGGAGGGGGCAGTGGTGGCATGAACAGGGGCTACGGTATGGGGGCAGAGCAGGGGCACATGGGACAGAGAGGCAGCCCCTCGTACACAGGGGGAAATGGGATGAACTCCATGAATCCGATGAATCAAATGAACCGCTCGTTGCATCAAATGAACTCACAGACGAATTCAATGGGTCAACCGATGAACAACATGAGTCAGATGAATTCCATGAATCAAATGAACTCCATGCGTCCAATGAACTCTCGGATGAATTCCTTGAACCAGATGAATTCTATGAGTCGGATTAACCAGATGAATCAAATGAACCAGAGGAATCAGATGAACCACCCTGGAACGCAGCAGCAGTATccacagcagcagcaggcccCATTCCATGGAGTGGGATACAGCATGGGGGGCATGACCAGCCCCCCACAGAGCAGTCCAGGGATGAACGCCCCCCAGCAGAACATTGGCTCCCCTAGAGTAAGGAGGAGCCCAAAAATAGGTGCTAGCCCCTTCTCCCCAGGAGGTATGCATTCTTCCATGAGCTTGGGTCACCCAGGTGGTCCTGGAGGCACAGGTGGTAGCACCAGTTTCTCCAGCAGCTCCCTGAGTGCCCTCCAGGCCATCAGTGAGGGGGTGGGCACCTCTCTACCCTCGGCCCTCCCCACGCCCCTGAACTCTCCCCCCACACACAAGCCTGACAGCTGCCTCGGCGCCAACTCCACCCAGCAGGGGCAGTGCCACGGTGGAACCTGTAAACAAGGCAGTTCAGACTCCAAGAGCCCGGGCAACACACTGGCCAGTGGAGGAGAGCAGCAGCACACCCCCACCACAGAGGTGACCCCAGACAGCCAGGCCAACAGTGAGGGCCCAGCCGGGGGAGAAGCCAACCGACCGAGCCATGACAACAACGGGGGCCACAAAAAGCTCCTGCAGCTCCTCACCTCCCCTACGGAGGAGCTAGTGCCCCCTAACCACCAGGCCGGCCCTGGCAACACTCCCATGGGCTTTGAGTCCAAGGAGGGATTGGGGGGTTTGACCAGCCCCTCCACAGGCGTATCCTCTTCCACGGCTGCAGTAGGACAGCAGGGCCTAGGAGCAGCTGCTGCAGCAGCACACTTTGCCAACCAGTCCCTGCAGGAGAAGCACAAGATTCTCCACAAGCTGCTGCAGAATGGCAACACCCCAGACGAGGTGGCCCGCATCACAGCCGAGGCCACTGGGAAGGTCACAGATGGTGGGGGTCCAGAGGCTGGGCCAGGAGATCCAGAAGAGGGACCAGGGGCGAGGGGGGCTGAGGTGAAACAAGAACTTCACAGCCCCAAGAAGGAGAAGACCCACGCCCTCCTCCACTATCTTCTCAAAAAAGATGACTCCAAAGGAGCAAGGGGTGATGTCCAACCAAAGGGCAGAGGAGCCCAGGGAGCATCCTCAGTGGTCACGACGTCTGAACCCAACCCCATTGTGGAGCAGGTCAAGACTGAACCACCTGATGAG TTGGAAACTCTGGAGACAATTCTCGGAGGCCGCAGGAACTCTAGCTCCGGGTTTAATCCCGAACCGGACTCCAGAGCAGGAAAAGAAGGGGGAAACCAGCAGGGAAATGGCCCAGGCAGTTTCCATG ATGTGGAGAGAGGAGCCATGCTGCCTGCCCGGCGTGGGCCCCTCCAGAGGGCTCTGTCAGTGGACGCTAAACCCCTGGTTGGTGGTGGATGCCTGGCGGGGCGGAGGAACGTTCCCTGCCCCATGCTCATCAAACAGGAGAACGTGGAGGCCCACATCCGGCCAGGCATGACCAACGGCTTCCCTGGACCAGGAGGCATGGGTGTGTGTCCACTACGGGGCGGTGCCGGCACAA GTATGAACAGGGgtatggggatgccacaggggCCTCCCATggcagggcaaggtgactgggggATGCCCAGGTCCAGTGGAAGTCCTGTGGGGGTGCCAGGTCACCCCTCAATGGGCCGGCCAGGGATGGACTTCAACTCCAAGGGCATGATGAGAGGCCCCATGGTCATCAGGTCCAACAGTTTACCTGGCAACACCAGGTCTATGCTGCAGCAGCAACTCGTAGAAATGG GTTCCAGTGAGGTGAATATGGGGATGAGTCCCTTCAGTGGGCAGGGTCCTccacctctgtccccctcctGGCCTGACAGTGCAATGGGAATAGACGGACCACCAGCTACCACAAATAG GCGTCAGTTTGGGAACCCCCTGGATGAGCTCCTGGTGCCGCCCTCCACCAGCCAGGGGCAGAGTGATGAGCTGGCGCTGCTGGACCAGCTGGActctctgctcaacaacactgatgTTATTGCCCTTGAGGAGATCGACCGGGCCCTGGGCATCCCCGACCTCGTAGGACAG AGTCCTGGTCCAGAGCAGCAGCCAGGTCCTGTCCCAGGACCAGACACCTCCATGGGGATGGAGCAGAAACCCATGTATGGCCAGGGGTACCCAGGACCCCCCTCCATGGGCATGCAGTCAGCCTATGTGGCCAACCCCATGCAGGGCCAGTCCCCTTCTGTCTTCAACCCCATGAACCAGATGGGGGCTCAGGCAGGCCCAGGGGGCTTCCCTGGCATGGGGGGCATGAGTCACCCCCGCGCCAACATGAGACCCCGCATGATGAGTGCCACCAAGCCCCTCCGACTGCAGCTGCAGCAGAGACTACAGGGCCAGCAG TTCATGAACCAGACCCGTCAGGCCATGGGCATCAAGATGGAGAATACCCCTACAGGAAACCCTGCGACACGGCCTGGGATGGAGCCCAGCATGAGCGGTCAG ATGATGGCTCAGCGCAGCAGAGAGATAATGACTATACAGATGAGGAGACAGCGGATGATGATGCTaatgcagcaacagcagcagcagcaacaggctGCAGCAGGAGGCTTCAGCCCCCCTCCTAACGTAACGGCCCCTGCAGGCATGGACAACCCCATGGCAGGCCCACCCATGAACCAGCCAGGACAGCAGCAGTTCACCTACGGTGGAAACTATG GAATGAACCAGCAGGGAGACCCCTCATTTGTAGGCGCAGGCAGCAACATGATGCCAGGTCGCATGGGAGGGCCTCAGAATCCCGTGATGCAACAACACCCCCAAGGCAGCCCTATGTACCAGTCAGCAGACATGAAAGGCTGGCCACAGGTTGGCATGGCACGGAACAA CTCATACCCCCAGCAGCAGTTCACCCAGCAGGGGAACCCAGGCCAGTTTGGGGGGCCCATGATGATGAATGGCTCCATGGGCGGGCCAGGTCCGGTCAGTGGTGCTGGTAGAGCACAGATGGTCCAGATGCAGGGCCAAATGTCTGGGCAAATGCAGGGGCAAATGCAGATGGGCACGAACTCCATGGGAATGGGCAGAATGCCAATGGGACCTGAACAG AAATATTGCTGA